One window of Dermacentor albipictus isolate Rhodes 1998 colony chromosome 9, USDA_Dalb.pri_finalv2, whole genome shotgun sequence genomic DNA carries:
- the LOC135911137 gene encoding uncharacterized protein, which yields MGGNQKSTPASSVSTMKLPPESSEDLSYLPATTSVIVGLCEARSRLRRGAERFLDPGPSACGIFSLAAVPKDFTSFCTLRYLRSYIPLAQTTRGRTAGPSYVSQEARTTRWLMVRTTWVRTAGPSSVS from the exons ATGGGCGGGAACCAGAAGTCGACG CCTGCTTCAAGCGTGTCCACAATGAAACTGCCCCCGGAATCAAGCGAGGATCTGTCTTATCTACCGGCGACCACATCTGTCATCGTCGGCCTGTGTGAGGCGAGGTCACGGCTACGGCGCGGTGCAGAACGGTTCCTCGACCCTGGACCATCCGCTTGTGGGATCTTCAGTTTGGCTGCAGTGCCCAAGGACTTCACATCGTTTTGTACGCTACGTTATTTACGCAG TTACATTCCGCTGGCTCAAACAACGCGGGGTCGGACAGCGGGGCCAAGCTACGTTTCTCAGGAGGCGAG GACTACCCGGTGGCTCATGGTTCGAACAACGTGGGTACGGACAGCTGGGCcaagttctgtttcctag